A single Planctomycetia bacterium DNA region contains:
- a CDS encoding recombinase family protein, producing the protein MKKSVKPSSPTRRCAIYTRKSSEEGLELEFNSLDAQRESGEAFIASQQNEGWVCSPEHYDDGGFSGGSMDRPALNRLLADITAGKIDCVVVYKVDRLSRSLLDFARIMETFDKKGASFVSVTQQFNTTHSMGRLTLNVLLSFAQFEREIIGERIRDKIAAQRRKGKWAGGVPVLGYDVDRTNPSPKLVVNAEQATQVRRIYSLYLELGSLLPVVEELTRRGWCNKAWTTKKGGARGGRPFDKCSVYALLTNPIYIGKIKHKTDVFNGEHQAIIDADVFRKVQTTLQQHGRGRGNYLINKYGALLKGLLHCQACDHAMVHTVTSRGSKRYRYYTCVKAIKSGRNACPTKSLPAAEIEATVVDQIRCIAHDADLRAEVLRQACSATEADVGELTTQRGQLERQLARDHAEIRRLVALPEPSSATTARIADLHERIARAEGQLALVRNRGEEVERQRISHADVAAAFADFDNVWNALSSREQAQVLSLLVARVEFDPAESTVAISFHPSAIKTLAEANREDAA; encoded by the coding sequence ATGAAGAAGTCCGTAAAACCCTCCTCGCCAACGAGGCGTTGCGCCATCTATACCCGCAAGTCGAGCGAAGAGGGGCTGGAACTCGAATTCAATTCGCTCGACGCGCAGCGCGAGTCGGGCGAAGCCTTCATTGCCAGTCAACAGAACGAGGGCTGGGTCTGCTCGCCCGAACACTACGACGACGGCGGGTTTTCCGGGGGCAGCATGGACCGGCCGGCGCTGAATCGTCTTCTGGCGGACATCACCGCCGGCAAGATCGACTGCGTGGTGGTCTACAAGGTCGACCGGCTGAGCCGATCGTTGCTCGACTTCGCCCGCATCATGGAGACGTTCGACAAGAAAGGTGCCTCGTTCGTATCGGTCACGCAGCAATTCAACACGACCCATTCGATGGGCCGGTTGACGTTGAACGTCTTACTTTCGTTCGCCCAGTTCGAGCGCGAGATCATTGGCGAACGCATCCGCGACAAGATCGCCGCCCAGCGCCGCAAGGGGAAATGGGCCGGCGGCGTTCCCGTCTTGGGCTACGACGTCGACCGCACGAACCCCAGCCCCAAACTGGTCGTGAACGCCGAGCAGGCGACCCAGGTTCGCCGGATTTACAGCCTGTACCTGGAACTCGGTTCGCTCCTGCCGGTGGTTGAGGAACTGACCCGTCGTGGTTGGTGTAACAAGGCCTGGACGACCAAGAAGGGCGGCGCGCGCGGGGGGCGGCCGTTCGACAAGTGCTCGGTCTACGCCCTGCTGACCAACCCGATCTACATCGGGAAGATCAAACACAAGACCGACGTGTTCAACGGCGAGCACCAAGCGATCATCGATGCTGATGTGTTTCGCAAAGTTCAGACCACGTTGCAGCAACACGGGCGTGGGCGCGGCAATTACCTGATCAACAAATACGGGGCGCTACTCAAAGGCCTGTTGCATTGCCAAGCCTGCGACCACGCAATGGTCCACACGGTCACCAGTCGCGGGTCGAAGCGTTACCGCTACTACACCTGCGTCAAGGCGATCAAGAGCGGCCGAAACGCATGCCCCACCAAGTCGCTTCCCGCCGCCGAGATCGAGGCGACGGTCGTTGACCAGATTCGTTGTATCGCGCACGATGCCGACCTTCGCGCCGAGGTGCTGCGGCAGGCATGTTCCGCGACCGAAGCCGATGTTGGTGAATTGACGACCCAGCGCGGACAACTCGAACGCCAATTGGCCCGCGACCACGCTGAAATCCGCCGGCTCGTGGCACTCCCCGAGCCGAGTAGCGCCACGACCGCCCGAATCGCCGACCTCCACGAACGGATTGCCCGCGCAGAGGGGCAACTGGCGTTGGTGCGGAACCGGGGCGAAGAAGTTGAACGCCAGCGTATCAGCCACGCCGACGTGGCGGCGGCGTTCGCCGACTTCGACAACGTTTGGAACGCACTGAGTTCGCGCGAGCAGGCCCAGGTGCTGTCGCTCTTGGTCGCCCGCGTCGAGTTCGATCCCGCCGAAAGCACCGTCGCCATTTCCTTCCATCCCTCGGCCATCAAGACGCTGGCCGA